A part of Pseudoalteromonas arctica A 37-1-2 genomic DNA contains:
- a CDS encoding Dps family protein gives MSHVNAIGLNSAKSEDIIKSLNTLLSSYQIQYMNARGFHWNIKGRNFFELHVKFEEIYNLLLLKVDEVAERILTLDGAPLHAFSDYLEVSKIKEAKGISDGVTAVENLLAGYSTLIHMQRDILSQAGDADDEGTASLMSDYISEQEKLVWMLKAYLD, from the coding sequence ATGTCACATGTAAACGCAATTGGTCTAAACAGCGCAAAAAGCGAAGACATCATAAAGTCACTCAATACATTATTGAGTAGCTACCAGATTCAATACATGAACGCGCGTGGCTTTCACTGGAATATTAAAGGCCGTAACTTTTTTGAACTACACGTTAAGTTTGAAGAAATTTATAACTTACTACTTCTAAAAGTAGATGAAGTTGCAGAACGTATTTTAACGTTAGATGGCGCACCTCTACATGCATTTTCTGATTACCTTGAAGTAAGTAAAATCAAAGAAGCTAAAGGTATTAGTGATGGCGTTACAGCCGTAGAAAACCTACTTGCTGGTTACAGCACATTAATTCACATGCAGCGTGATATTTTAAGCCAAGCTGGTGATGCAGACGATGAAGGTACAGCCTCACTAATGAGCGATTACATCTCAGAGCAAGAAAAATTGGTTTGGATGCTAAAGGCTTACTTAGACTAA
- a CDS encoding alpha/beta fold hydrolase, producing the protein MKVKHVIVLHGLYMSGFVMRPLCSRLEESGMTVLNITYNTLDPHRDTIFAQIDECISNEPAALVCHSMGGLIARAYLEANSPASQNVTKVITLGTPHKGSHIAQKMKQKGFESFLKNSVEFLLTKNGNWPFKAKLYSIAGDLPIGLMPLIVKGSQSDGTVLLDETKLKGMAEHKVFHLSHTSMIYSRQVLDYILKCLNEKD; encoded by the coding sequence ATGAAAGTTAAACACGTTATTGTTTTACATGGCTTGTATATGTCTGGCTTTGTTATGCGCCCACTTTGTTCACGACTTGAAGAATCGGGGATGACGGTATTAAACATTACCTATAATACGCTCGACCCTCACCGCGATACCATATTTGCACAAATTGATGAGTGTATTTCTAACGAACCTGCAGCGCTTGTATGCCACTCAATGGGAGGGCTTATTGCACGTGCTTACCTAGAGGCAAACTCCCCTGCTAGCCAGAATGTTACGAAGGTAATTACACTGGGTACTCCACATAAAGGCAGCCATATAGCGCAAAAAATGAAGCAAAAAGGGTTTGAATCATTTTTAAAAAATAGTGTTGAATTTTTACTCACTAAAAATGGTAATTGGCCTTTTAAAGCTAAGCTTTACAGTATTGCGGGCGATTTACCTATTGGGCTTATGCCCTTAATAGTCAAAGGTAGCCAGTCAGATGGCACTGTATTACTAGATGAAACCAAACTTAAAGGTATGGCCGAACATAAAGTGTTTCATTTAAGCCATACCAGTATGATTTACTCGCGCCAAGTACTCGATTACATTTTAAAGTGCTTAAACGAGAAAGATTAA
- a CDS encoding YaeQ family protein, with protein sequence MALKSTIMKVQLSLSDMDRHVYQDFNLTLAQHPSETDQRLMIRLLAFALNSCDGLEFTKGLSADDEPELWHVSYSEEIELWVELGLPDEKRLKKACNKSKKVVLYTYGENNQAIWWQKHQPKLYEFKNLSIFSLDYAATQALAALVDRGIKLAITIQDGEVWVNTDTTNIEIKPLQLM encoded by the coding sequence ATGGCTCTTAAATCCACCATTATGAAAGTGCAGTTATCGCTTAGCGATATGGACCGCCACGTTTATCAAGATTTTAATTTAACCTTGGCTCAACACCCATCAGAAACCGATCAGCGGTTGATGATTCGCTTACTCGCTTTTGCGCTAAATAGCTGTGATGGTTTAGAATTTACTAAAGGATTAAGCGCTGATGATGAGCCTGAACTTTGGCATGTAAGCTATAGTGAAGAAATAGAACTATGGGTTGAGCTTGGCTTACCAGATGAAAAACGTCTTAAAAAAGCCTGTAATAAATCTAAAAAAGTGGTGCTATATACTTACGGTGAAAACAATCAAGCAATTTGGTGGCAAAAACACCAACCTAAATTGTATGAATTTAAAAATCTAAGTATTTTTAGCCTTGATTATGCAGCAACACAAGCACTTGCTGCTTTGGTTGATCGTGGAATTAAGCTCGCCATTACCATTCAAGATGGTGAAGTATGGGTAAATACCGATACAACCAATATTGAAATAAAACCGCTGCAATTAATGTAA